Proteins encoded together in one Mus musculus strain C57BL/6J chromosome 16, GRCm38.p6 C57BL/6J window:
- the Yars2 gene encoding tyrosine--tRNA ligase, mitochondrial has translation MAAPMLRRLCRVPQSLVWLRGSRAVRPGARGMLVAPRARGLFKEFFPESGTKTELPELFDRRRAGSSPQTVYCGFDPTGDSLHVGHLLTLLGLFHFQRAGHNVIALVGGSTALLGDPSGRTKGREALSAECVRANAHALRRGLEALAANHARLFADGRPWGSFTVLDNAAWFQEQHLVDFLATVGGHFRMGTLLSRLSVQSRLKSPEGMSLAEFFYQVLQAYDFYYLFQHYGCRVQLGGSDQLGNIMSGYEFIHKLTGEDVFGITVPLITSTTGAKLGKSAGNAVWLNREKTSPFELYQFFVRQQDDSVERYLKLFTFLPLPEIDHIMQLHVKEPEKRVAQKRLAAEVTKLVHGQEGLDSAKRCTQALYHSSIEALEVMSDQELKELFKEASFSELVLDPGTSVIDTCRKANAIPDGPRGYRMITEGGVSINHRQVTNPESVLVIGQHILKNGLSLLKIGKRNFYIIKWLQL, from the exons ATGGCGGCGCCCATGCTGAGGCGCCTGTGCCGCGTTCCGCAGTCCCTGGTCTGGCTACGAGGGTCGCGTGCGGTGCGCCCGGGCGCGCGGGGAATGCTGGTGGCACCGAGGGCCCGCGGCTTGTTCAAGGAGTTCTTCCCCGAGAGCGGCACGAAGACAGAGCTCCCCGAACTCTTTGACCGCCGCAGGGCGGGCTCGTCCCCCCAGACGGTGTACTGCGGCTTCGACCCCACGGGCGACTCGCTCCACGTGGGGCACCTGCTAACTCTGTTGGGGCTCTTCCACTTCCAGCGAGCCGGCCACAACGTGATCGCGCTCGTGGGAGGCTCCACGGCCCTCCTGGGGGACCCCAGCGGCCGGACCAAGGGGCGCGAGGCGCTGAGCGCCGAGTGCGTGCGGGCCAACGCGCACGCCCTGCGGCGAGGGCTCGAGGCCCTGGCGGCCAACCACGCGCGCCTCTTCGCGGACGGCCGGCCCTGGGGCTCTTTCACGGTGCTGGACAACGCGGCCTGGTTCCAGGAGCAGCACCTGGTGGATTTCCTGGCCACGGTGGGCGGCCACTTCCGCATGGGCACTCTGCTGAGCCGGCTGAGCGTGCAGTCGCGTCTCAAGAGCCCCGAGGGCATGAGCTTGGCGGAGTTCTTTTACCAGGTGCTCCAGGCCTATGACTTCTACTACCTTTTCCAGCACTATGGATGCCGGGTCCAACTGGGCGGATCAGATCAGTTGGGCAACATCATGTCTGGCTACGAGTTCATCCACAA GTTGACTGGAGAGGATGTGTTTGGAATCACTGTACCTCTAATTACAAGTACAACTGGAGCAAAGCTGGGAAAGTCTGCTGGCAATGCGGTTTGGCTAAACAGAGAGAAAACATCACCGTTTGAACTTTATCAGTTCTTTGTCAGACAGCAAGATGATTCCGTAGAAAG GTACCTGAAGCTTTtcactttccttcccctcccagaGATCGATCACATCATGCAGCTACATGTCAAAGAACCAGAAAAGCGAGTTGCTCAGAAACGACTTGCTGCAGAAGTAACAAAGCTTGTTCACGGACAAGAAGGTCTGGACTCTGCTAAAAG GTGTACACAAGCCCTTTACCATAGCAGCATAGAGGCACTGGAGGTCATGTCTGACCAAGAGTTAAAAGAATTGTTTAAAGAAGCTTCATTTTCTGAATTAGTTCTTGATCCTGGAACGAGTGTCATAGACACATGCCGTAAAGCAAATGCCATTCCTGATGGCCCTCGAGG GTATCGGATGATAACAGAAGGTGGAGTCAGTATAAATCACAGACAGGTAACAAATCCTGAAAGTGTTCTAGTAATTGGACAACATATTCTCAAGAATGGACTTTCCTTACTTAAAATAGGAAAAAGGAATTTCTACATTATAAAATGGCTTCAGTTGTGA